A single Cystobacter fuscus DSM 2262 DNA region contains:
- the yajC gene encoding preprotein translocase subunit YajC, which produces MADSIPILAQAAGGPSGMMNIVFIIGLFAIMYFVMIRPQQKQLKKHQELISSLKKGDEVVTQGGLIGRIQNVMDREVTLEVASGTRIRVLKTSVAGRYALPEAAGAAKTEDKKEEK; this is translated from the coding sequence GTGGCAGACAGCATTCCAATCCTGGCGCAGGCGGCGGGCGGTCCCAGCGGGATGATGAACATCGTCTTCATCATCGGGCTGTTCGCCATCATGTACTTCGTGATGATCCGCCCGCAGCAGAAGCAGCTCAAGAAGCACCAGGAGCTCATCTCCAGCCTGAAGAAGGGCGATGAGGTCGTCACCCAGGGCGGCCTCATCGGGCGCATCCAGAACGTGATGGATCGCGAGGTGACGCTCGAGGTGGCCAGCGGGACGCGCATCCGCGTGCTCAAGACGTCGGTGGCCGGGCGCTACGCGCTGCCCGAGGCGGCCGGGGCGGCCAAGACCGAGGACAAGAAGGAGGAGAAGTGA
- the secD gene encoding protein translocase subunit SecD yields MDRGWYWRLGLVIGVTLVTVWLLMPSYYSLFKVDRSERNNLAAIEKAMPGWAPPAKYRINLGLDLQGGIHMVMRVDTKTALEKRTERRGDQIVRYINDKQLGQVTVNTDVERLQLTLTAQDPATMDAIEKEVLATFTDFTRVSRDGANLVLAPDEGQVNRFRDESVDQAMLVIRRRIDKWGVAEVDVRKLGTDAIQISLPGRNDPEQAKELVGTTAQLEFHMVDDTTDFFREHYQKTPPPEDSNITLTTADGFPQLQGPNRDALLAYVKDATPQGRLVLLECIASATRKGVCDSYRTYLVEKEAPLTGESLTGADASLSQINEPEVNISFDAAGARQFEELTDKGVGRRMAIVLDDYVQSAPRINERIGGGRARITMGRAGGRPLEQWLADAQTLALALKAGALPAPVTTGEIRQVGASLGDELIRKGSLAAAVGLLCVIVFMGLYYRASGLIADVALLLNGLLILGGMALFNATLTLPGLAAFVLTLGIAVDANVLINERIREELSHGKTARAAVDQGYDRAFWTIFDAHVTAIVAGLILFFTGTGPVRGFATTMIIGLLASLFTSILVTRVIMTYFVHGRNAQTVSV; encoded by the coding sequence ATGGATCGCGGCTGGTATTGGAGGCTGGGCCTGGTCATCGGCGTGACGCTGGTGACCGTGTGGCTCCTGATGCCCTCCTATTATTCCTTGTTCAAGGTGGACCGCAGCGAGCGCAACAACCTGGCGGCCATCGAGAAGGCGATGCCGGGCTGGGCGCCTCCCGCCAAGTACCGCATCAACCTGGGGCTCGACCTGCAGGGCGGCATCCACATGGTGATGCGTGTGGACACCAAGACGGCCCTGGAGAAGCGCACCGAGCGCCGGGGCGATCAGATCGTCCGCTACATCAACGACAAGCAGCTGGGCCAGGTGACGGTGAACACGGACGTGGAGCGACTCCAGCTCACGTTGACCGCGCAGGACCCCGCCACCATGGACGCCATCGAGAAGGAGGTGCTCGCCACCTTCACCGACTTCACGCGCGTGTCGCGTGACGGCGCCAACCTGGTGCTCGCGCCGGACGAGGGCCAGGTCAACCGCTTCCGCGACGAGTCGGTGGACCAGGCGATGCTCGTCATCCGCCGCCGCATCGACAAGTGGGGCGTGGCCGAAGTGGACGTGCGCAAGCTGGGCACGGACGCCATCCAGATCTCCCTGCCGGGCCGCAATGATCCCGAGCAGGCCAAGGAGCTGGTGGGCACCACGGCGCAGCTGGAGTTCCACATGGTGGACGACACCACGGACTTCTTCCGCGAGCACTACCAGAAGACGCCTCCGCCCGAGGACAGCAACATCACCCTCACCACCGCCGACGGCTTCCCCCAACTGCAGGGCCCCAACCGCGACGCGCTCCTGGCGTACGTGAAGGACGCGACGCCCCAGGGCCGCCTCGTGCTGCTCGAGTGCATCGCCAGCGCGACGCGCAAGGGCGTGTGCGACAGCTACCGCACCTACCTGGTGGAGAAGGAAGCGCCGCTGACGGGCGAGAGCCTCACCGGCGCGGATGCCTCGCTCAGCCAGATCAACGAGCCCGAGGTGAACATCAGCTTCGACGCCGCCGGGGCGCGCCAGTTCGAGGAGCTCACGGACAAGGGCGTGGGCCGGCGCATGGCCATCGTCCTGGACGACTACGTGCAGTCGGCGCCGCGCATCAACGAGCGCATCGGCGGTGGCCGGGCGCGCATCACCATGGGCCGCGCGGGAGGCCGTCCGCTGGAGCAGTGGCTGGCGGACGCCCAGACGCTGGCGCTGGCGCTCAAGGCGGGCGCGCTGCCCGCGCCGGTGACCACGGGCGAAATCCGTCAGGTGGGCGCCTCGCTGGGTGACGAGCTCATCCGCAAGGGCAGCCTCGCCGCGGCGGTGGGCCTGCTGTGCGTCATCGTCTTCATGGGGCTGTACTATCGTGCCTCGGGCCTCATCGCGGACGTGGCCCTGCTGCTCAACGGCCTGCTCATCCTCGGGGGCATGGCGCTCTTCAACGCCACGCTCACGCTGCCGGGCCTCGCGGCCTTCGTGCTCACGTTGGGCATCGCGGTGGACGCCAACGTGCTCATCAACGAGCGCATCCGCGAGGAGCTCAGCCACGGCAAGACGGCACGCGCCGCGGTGGACCAGGGCTACGACCGCGCCTTCTGGACCATCTTCGACGCCCACGTCACCGCGATCGTCGCCGGCCTCATCCTCTTCTTCACCGGTACGGGCCCGGTGCGCGGCTTCGCCACCACGATGATCATCGGCCTGCTGGCCTCGCTCTTCACGTCCATCCTGGTGACGCGCGTCATCATGACCTACTTCGTCCACGGCCGGAACGCCCAGACGGTGTCCGTCTAG